One genomic window of Clostridioides sp. ES-S-0054-01 includes the following:
- a CDS encoding GNAT family N-acetyltransferase, which translates to MMDKMAQNITLEFVEEKDLENLENVKILFTEYSNSLNIDLCFQDFNNELKTLPGKYIKPSGSLIVAFVDENLAGCVALKKLEGKICELKRLYVRNQFRGLKIGKILLEEIIEEAKKIGYTHMRLDTLPSMKSAQGLYEKLGFYDIEPYTYNPIEGARYMELKL; encoded by the coding sequence ATGATGGATAAAATGGCTCAAAATATAACTTTAGAATTTGTTGAAGAAAAAGATTTAGAAAACCTTGAAAACGTAAAAATTTTATTTACTGAATATTCAAATTCTCTAAATATAGACTTATGTTTTCAAGACTTTAATAATGAATTAAAAACACTTCCAGGAAAATATATAAAACCTTCAGGTTCATTGATAGTGGCATTTGTTGATGAAAATTTAGCAGGTTGTGTTGCTTTAAAAAAACTTGAAGGTAAAATATGTGAATTAAAAAGATTATATGTAAGAAATCAATTTAGAGGATTAAAGATAGGAAAAATATTATTAGAAGAAATCATTGAAGAAGCTAAAAAAATTGGATATACACATATGAGATTAGACACTCTTCCAAGCATGAAAAGTGCACAAGGATTATATGAAAAGCTTGGTTTTTATGATATAGAACCTTATACTTATAATCCGATTGAAGGGGCTAGATATATGGAATTAAAATTATAA
- a CDS encoding GNAT family N-acetyltransferase, translating to MKLNVRIADINNWRDLVDLSVDKSQLDYIESNALSIAESKFITAWIPVGIYDENSLIGFAMYGRLEDDRVWLDRFMIDSKYQGRGYGKASLDFLINHLKKEYNCDELYLSIFDDNKMAIKLYKDFGFEFNGELDYGGEKVMVLKSN from the coding sequence TTGAAATTAAATGTAAGAATCGCAGACATAAATAATTGGCGTGATTTAGTTGATTTGTCTGTAGATAAAAGTCAGTTAGATTATATAGAAAGCAATGCACTTTCTATTGCTGAATCTAAATTTATAACAGCTTGGATACCTGTTGGAATATATGATGAAAATTCTTTAATAGGATTTGCTATGTACGGTCGCTTAGAAGATGATAGAGTTTGGCTTGACAGATTTATGATTGATTCAAAATATCAAGGTAGAGGATACGGAAAAGCATCATTAGATTTTCTTATAAATCATCTTAAAAAGGAATATAACTGTGATGAACTATATCTTAGTATATTCGATGATAATAAAATGGCTATTAAGCTTTATAAAGATTTTGGATTTGAGTTTAATGGAGAGCTTGACTATGGTGGAGAAAAAGTAATGGTATTAAAATCTAATTGA
- a CDS encoding peptidase S55 produces MNKTNKNFKNIWIILGAVSIFTMVIIFYKNCNVNKETQIEAFTIKNHDKKFVYPMGNIIGVKANTDGVLVLGYEEEDVDYIGGIQIGDNIVKIDNKRIKNSQDVSEILNKIKKSKVEVTFERKNKYKTEVIDTKKENGKYKLGLWVRDKISGIGTMTFYDPSMEKFKAIGHAIKDSDTNELLKIKQGYIYKPEQLKIVKASNEKVGKIKGDFNDSNLMGNFSNNSELGISGNITEKHNKEFNLANKEMQLIEVGRAQDVKIGDAVILFEDKNKNITSYDIKIESIVYDKGNYRDMVIKVVDDKLLEYTGGIVQGMSGAPIIQNNKIIGAITHVFRDNPKKGYGIFIDEMIKL; encoded by the coding sequence ATGAACAAAACAAATAAAAATTTCAAAAATATTTGGATAATATTAGGAGCTGTATCGATTTTTACCATGGTTATAATTTTTTATAAAAATTGTAATGTGAATAAAGAGACCCAAATAGAAGCTTTTACAATTAAGAATCATGATAAAAAATTTGTATATCCTATGGGAAATATAATTGGAGTAAAAGCAAATACAGACGGTGTATTGGTCTTAGGATATGAGGAAGAAGATGTAGACTATATTGGAGGCATACAAATTGGTGATAATATAGTAAAAATAGATAATAAAAGGATAAAAAATAGTCAAGATGTATCAGAGATTTTGAATAAGATTAAAAAAAGTAAAGTTGAAGTGACTTTTGAGAGAAAAAATAAGTATAAAACAGAAGTAATAGATACTAAAAAAGAAAATGGCAAGTATAAGCTTGGATTATGGGTAAGAGATAAAATTTCTGGAATTGGAACTATGACTTTTTATGACCCTAGTATGGAAAAGTTCAAAGCAATTGGTCATGCTATAAAAGATTCGGACACTAATGAACTATTAAAAATAAAACAAGGATATATATATAAGCCAGAACAGTTAAAAATAGTAAAAGCTAGTAATGAAAAAGTAGGTAAAATAAAAGGAGATTTTAATGACAGTAATTTAATGGGTAATTTCTCAAATAATTCAGAGCTAGGTATAAGTGGTAATATTACAGAAAAACATAATAAAGAATTTAATTTAGCAAATAAAGAAATGCAGTTAATAGAGGTTGGAAGAGCACAAGATGTAAAAATAGGAGATGCAGTAATTCTTTTTGAGGACAAAAACAAAAATATAACAAGCTATGATATAAAAATAGAAAGTATAGTATATGATAAAGGAAATTATAGAGATATGGTAATAAAAGTAGTAGATGATAAGTTATTGGAATACACAGGAGGTATTGTACAGGGCATGAGTGGAGCTCCAATAATACAAAATAATAAAATTATTGGTGCAATAACTCATGTTTTTAGAGATAATCCGAAAAAAGGATATGGTATTTTTATAGATGAAATGATAAAATTATAG
- the spo0A gene encoding sporulation transcription factor Spo0A, translated as MGGFLVEKIKIVLADDNKDFCQVLKEYLSNEDDIDILGIAKDGIEALDLVKKTQPDLLILDVIMPHLDGLGVIEKLNTMDIPKMPKIIVLSAVGQDKITQSAINLGADYYIVKPFDFVVFINRIRELVSNRVTQVEPKPRPVQETQMTRSDFVKNVGNIETEITNIIHEIGVPAHIKGYLYLREAIKMVIDNVELLGAVTKELYPSIAKKFNTTPSRVERAIRHAIEVAWSRGKVDTINQLFGYTVHNTKGKPTNSEFIAMIADKLRLEHSMVK; from the coding sequence ATGGGGGGATTTTTAGTGGAAAAAATCAAAATAGTTTTAGCAGATGACAATAAGGATTTTTGTCAGGTATTAAAAGAGTATTTGTCTAATGAGGATGATATCGATATATTAGGCATAGCTAAGGATGGAATTGAAGCATTAGACTTAGTAAAAAAGACACAACCGGATTTATTAATACTAGATGTAATAATGCCACATCTAGATGGATTAGGTGTAATTGAAAAATTGAATACTATGGATATACCTAAAATGCCAAAGATAATAGTACTATCAGCAGTAGGTCAGGATAAGATAACTCAAAGCGCAATAAATCTAGGAGCAGATTACTACATAGTAAAGCCGTTTGATTTTGTTGTGTTTATAAACAGAATTAGAGAATTAGTTTCTAATAGAGTTACTCAAGTTGAGCCAAAGCCTAGACCTGTTCAAGAAACTCAAATGACTAGAAGTGATTTTGTTAAGAATGTAGGAAATATAGAAACAGAAATCACAAACATAATACATGAAATAGGAGTACCAGCTCATATAAAAGGATATTTATATTTAAGAGAAGCAATAAAGATGGTTATTGATAATGTTGAGCTTTTAGGTGCAGTAACGAAAGAGTTATATCCAAGTATAGCTAAAAAATTCAATACAACACCAAGTAGAGTTGAGAGAGCAATAAGACATGCGATAGAGGTTGCATGGAGTAGAGGAAAAGTTGACACAATAAATCAACTATTTGGATATACGGTACACAATACTAAAGGAAAACCAACTAACTCAGAATTTATAGCAATGATTGCTGATAAATTAAGACTAGAACATAGTATGGTTAAATAA
- a CDS encoding copper transporter, whose translation MHINMKYYIVTIGAIFIALGIGMLVGFNLNNNQQLSEQQANIINDLDDKFNILKEKNDKLDSDLANVNRDYEESVNFINKNVDKILAGSLNGKSIGIISANENDDYTKNIEDIINKSNGSIAFNIVLKENITNPEKLKEISTKLGIEVKNANDAINYIIDTLKKEDASDILTYLQELDVIKFNSLGNTYLKYDSVVIAGGNDAKDSTKQFEKIEKFVVSKLKSENKYLVEVQNTGVKTSYVELYSKNKVATVDNIDEGIGSISLAILLQQGNIVGNFGRLDTATSLLPSIK comes from the coding sequence ATGCATATTAATATGAAATATTATATAGTCACTATAGGTGCTATATTTATAGCTTTGGGTATAGGCATGTTAGTAGGATTTAATTTAAATAATAATCAACAATTAAGTGAACAACAAGCAAATATAATAAATGATTTGGATGATAAGTTTAATATCTTAAAAGAAAAAAATGATAAACTTGATAGTGACCTAGCAAATGTAAATAGAGATTATGAAGAGTCAGTTAATTTTATAAATAAAAATGTAGATAAGATTTTAGCTGGCTCGTTGAATGGTAAAAGTATAGGAATAATATCAGCTAATGAAAATGACGATTATACAAAGAATATAGAAGACATAATAAATAAATCTAATGGAAGTATTGCATTTAATATAGTATTAAAAGAAAATATAACAAATCCAGAAAAGTTAAAAGAAATCTCAACTAAATTAGGTATAGAGGTAAAAAATGCAAATGATGCAATTAATTATATAATTGATACTCTTAAAAAGGAAGATGCAAGTGATATTCTAACATATCTTCAAGAACTAGATGTAATAAAATTTAACTCTCTTGGAAATACATATCTAAAATATGATTCTGTTGTAATAGCTGGTGGAAATGATGCAAAAGACAGTACAAAACAGTTTGAAAAGATAGAAAAATTTGTAGTTTCAAAACTTAAATCAGAAAATAAATATTTAGTAGAAGTTCAAAATACAGGAGTTAAAACTTCTTATGTAGAACTATATTCTAAAAACAAGGTTGCAACTGTAGATAATATTGATGAAGGTATAGGAAGTATATCTCTAGCTATTCTTCTACAACAAGGTAATATAGTTGGTAATTTTGGTAGATTAGATACTGCAACTTCATTGTTGCCATCTATTAAATAG
- a CDS encoding glycosyltransferase family 2 protein — MDSYISIIIPAYNEESRIKYTLDSIVDIKQINEIIVVDDGSTDNTTKVVSELESEKIKFFKLDKNRGKGYALNYGIKLAMKNADIIGFLDGDLGNSAKEVEKLIVPILNGDADVTIAKFPPAKKKGGLGFVKGLAKNSVFEMTGVELDATLSGQRVFKREVLEKFDEIPFGYGVEVGMTIDILKHGFKIKEVLVNMTHNETGRNLKGFIHRGKQYYHIKKVLGQKKKEWR; from the coding sequence ATGGATTCTTATATAAGTATAATAATACCAGCTTATAATGAAGAAAGTAGAATAAAATATACATTAGATAGTATAGTTGATATTAAACAAATAAATGAAATAATAGTTGTCGATGATGGTTCAACTGATAATACTACTAAAGTTGTATCTGAACTAGAAAGTGAAAAGATTAAATTTTTTAAGTTAGATAAAAATAGAGGTAAAGGATATGCTTTAAATTATGGTATCAAGTTAGCAATGAAAAATGCAGATATTATAGGTTTTTTAGATGGAGATTTAGGAAATTCTGCTAAAGAAGTTGAAAAATTAATAGTACCTATATTAAATGGTGATGCTGATGTTACTATAGCCAAGTTTCCTCCTGCGAAGAAAAAAGGAGGTTTGGGATTTGTAAAGGGTTTAGCTAAGAATTCTGTATTTGAGATGACTGGTGTTGAGTTAGATGCAACTTTATCAGGTCAAAGAGTATTTAAAAGAGAAGTTTTAGAAAAATTTGATGAAATACCTTTTGGATATGGAGTAGAAGTTGGAATGACCATTGATATCTTAAAGCATGGATTTAAAATTAAAGAAGTACTAGTAAATATGACTCATAATGAAACAGGAAGAAATTTAAAAGGTTTTATTCATAGAGGGAAACAGTATTATCATATAAAAAAGGTTTTGGGACAAAAAAAGAAAGAATGGAGGTAA
- a CDS encoding glycosyl transferase produces the protein MKDYILYTILLLTGLFGTYAVIPLFKNLLINGNVLRPNYKKDMIPVSMGIVFLPMIVINGIILAFFTTEFKDLAYIFMFMFGMISMFFAGILDDVIGNRDVSGLKGHFKSLFKGSLTTGGFKALFGGFVGLIVSVAISKDIIDIIINTLIIALSTNLMNLLDLRPGRAIKAYLFIMVIIFLTLTGFVQVLPLLIVPNVLAYFNYDLKARAMMGDTGSNVLGISIGMLISFGYPFNVRLGWLIFIVIMHIFTEKYSLTKIIEKNKLLNFIDKLGR, from the coding sequence GTGAAAGATTATATACTTTATACCATTTTATTATTAACTGGATTATTTGGAACCTATGCTGTAATTCCACTATTTAAAAATTTATTGATAAATGGAAATGTACTTAGACCAAACTATAAAAAAGATATGATACCAGTAAGTATGGGAATTGTGTTTTTACCTATGATTGTAATTAATGGAATAATACTTGCTTTCTTTACTACAGAATTTAAGGATTTAGCGTATATATTTATGTTTATGTTTGGTATGATATCCATGTTTTTTGCAGGGATACTAGACGATGTCATTGGAAATAGAGATGTAAGTGGTTTAAAGGGGCATTTTAAGAGTTTATTTAAAGGAAGTCTTACAACAGGAGGTTTTAAAGCCTTATTTGGTGGATTTGTAGGACTTATAGTTTCTGTTGCTATATCAAAGGATATAATTGATATAATAATAAATACACTGATAATAGCTCTATCAACTAATTTAATGAATCTTTTGGACTTAAGACCAGGAAGAGCAATAAAAGCATATTTATTCATAATGGTAATTATATTTTTAACACTGACAGGATTTGTTCAAGTTCTTCCATTACTTATAGTACCAAATGTACTTGCATATTTTAACTATGATTTAAAGGCAAGAGCCATGATGGGAGATACTGGTTCAAATGTCCTTGGAATATCTATTGGGATGCTCATTTCTTTTGGGTATCCATTTAATGTTAGATTAGGATGGTTAATATTTATAGTTATTATGCATATATTCACTGAGAAATACTCATTAACTAAGATAATAGAAAAAAATAAACTATTAAATTTTATAGATAAATTGGGAAGGTAG
- a CDS encoding DUF3866 family protein → MISKRVGIVESIVSQTETLDDIRVNVNGEIQRAYNYPKISGTINIGDEVVLNTTAVELSLGTGGYHFVITNLNNLESTLTEGGHIMKLRYTPLQIKVDSVEEQESIYHDEFENFKGLESLSVVVGTLHSMLTPFAASFKRNNPNKKLVYIMTDGASLSIYLSKNVDTLKEKKLIDSTITIGNAFGGDYECINIYTALITAKEILKADVVFVSMGPGIAGTGTKYGFTGIEQGPILDAVKKLGGRAIAIPRVSFADKRERHQGISHHSMTVFKDIVNVNVDIPITIYDDEKLKFIKEQVDSNGLDKKHNIIYIDNNKTKEDLDYFNLKVKSMGRNYEQDEAFFKAASTAAYYLMEV, encoded by the coding sequence ATGATAAGCAAAAGAGTGGGGATTGTTGAATCAATAGTAAGTCAAACTGAAACTCTAGATGATATAAGAGTAAATGTAAATGGAGAAATACAAAGGGCATATAATTATCCCAAAATATCTGGAACTATAAATATAGGAGATGAAGTAGTTTTAAATACAACAGCAGTAGAACTAAGCTTAGGTACAGGTGGATACCATTTTGTAATAACTAATTTAAATAATTTAGAATCTACTTTAACTGAAGGTGGTCATATAATGAAACTTAGATATACACCTCTTCAAATAAAAGTGGATTCTGTTGAAGAACAAGAAAGTATTTATCATGATGAATTTGAGAATTTTAAAGGATTAGAAAGTCTTTCTGTTGTAGTGGGGACTCTTCATAGTATGTTGACTCCATTTGCAGCTTCATTTAAAAGAAATAATCCAAATAAAAAATTAGTATATATAATGACTGATGGGGCTTCTCTTTCAATTTATTTAAGTAAAAATGTGGATACTTTAAAAGAAAAAAAATTAATAGATAGTACGATAACTATAGGAAATGCTTTTGGTGGAGATTATGAATGTATAAATATATATACTGCACTAATTACAGCAAAAGAAATACTAAAGGCAGATGTAGTATTTGTAAGCATGGGACCAGGAATTGCTGGAACAGGAACAAAATATGGATTTACAGGGATTGAACAAGGTCCAATTCTTGATGCTGTAAAAAAACTTGGTGGAAGAGCAATAGCAATTCCAAGAGTTAGTTTTGCTGATAAACGGGAAAGACATCAAGGCATTTCACACCATAGTATGACTGTATTTAAAGATATTGTAAATGTAAATGTAGACATACCGATAACTATATATGATGATGAAAAATTAAAATTTATAAAAGAGCAAGTCGATTCAAATGGTTTAGACAAAAAGCATAATATAATTTATATAGATAATAATAAAACGAAAGAGGATTTAGACTATTTTAATCTAAAAGTAAAGAGTATGGGAAGAAATTATGAACAAGATGAGGCATTTTTCAAAGCTGCAAGCACAGCAGCATATTACTTAATGGAGGTTTAA
- a CDS encoding NUDIX hydrolase, translating to MVLEEKTISSDRVYTGKVITLKVDTVEIPGQGYQKRELVEVGGAVGIVAITDDNKVVLVKQFRKPIEKPIFEIPAGKLEKNESPKECAERELKEETGYSAKNIKLIHKFFTSAGFSNEIMFVYLATGLTPGENNLDADEFLDVYEIELEEAYNMVLKNDIEDAKTSIGLLLVKDMFKN from the coding sequence ATGGTATTAGAAGAAAAAACTATTAGTAGTGATAGGGTTTATACAGGTAAAGTAATTACTTTAAAGGTTGATACTGTTGAAATTCCAGGGCAAGGATATCAAAAAAGGGAATTAGTAGAAGTTGGTGGAGCAGTAGGAATAGTTGCAATTACAGATGATAATAAAGTTGTACTAGTTAAGCAATTTAGAAAACCTATAGAAAAGCCAATATTTGAAATTCCAGCTGGTAAACTAGAAAAAAATGAAAGTCCAAAAGAATGTGCTGAAAGAGAATTAAAAGAAGAAACTGGGTATAGTGCAAAAAATATTAAACTAATACATAAATTTTTCACTTCAGCAGGTTTTTCTAATGAGATAATGTTTGTATATTTAGCAACGGGTCTTACTCCAGGAGAGAATAATCTAGATGCAGATGAGTTTTTAGATGTCTATGAAATTGAGCTTGAAGAAGCATATAATATGGTATTAAAAAATGATATTGAGGATGCAAAAACTTCTATTGGATTGTTATTAGTAAAAGATATGTTTAAAAATTAA
- a CDS encoding stage II sporulation protein M, producing the protein MRRTYRKNDFRELNRQIIIIGLLFMMSIVVGSYINKVLPGSSNNILNNINPAVEYYNLNISIKDTVIQNLKSDAIFMGSIALLSLFVVTIPAVLVAFVLKGMSIGYTINSCILALKFKSIKMILIILFKNLIIIPCAIILALISLSYFKEMVYEFKKKNRKNMQFLIKRYILNIIIIIALSLGLQLILNTASIGIIKFLVK; encoded by the coding sequence TTGAGAAGAACATATAGAAAAAATGATTTTAGAGAATTGAATAGACAAATAATTATTATAGGATTGTTGTTTATGATGTCTATTGTTGTTGGGTCTTATATAAATAAAGTATTGCCTGGTTCTAGTAACAATATATTAAACAATATAAATCCTGCTGTAGAGTATTATAATTTAAATATAAGCATAAAAGATACAGTTATACAGAATTTAAAATCAGATGCAATTTTTATGGGCTCAATAGCTCTATTAAGCCTGTTTGTAGTAACAATTCCGGCAGTTCTGGTAGCTTTTGTGTTAAAAGGTATGTCAATCGGTTATACAATAAATAGTTGTATACTGGCATTAAAATTTAAAAGTATAAAAATGATTTTAATAATATTATTTAAAAATTTGATTATTATTCCATGTGCAATCATATTAGCATTAATTAGTTTAAGCTATTTTAAAGAGATGGTTTATGAATTTAAAAAGAAAAATAGAAAAAATATGCAATTTTTAATTAAGAGGTATATACTAAATATTATAATTATAATAGCACTATCATTGGGGTTGCAATTAATATTAAATACTGCAAGTATTGGTATTATTAAGTTCCTAGTTAAATAA
- a CDS encoding tyrosine-type recombinase/integrase, which produces MDIIEGYIDYIKDKKRLSENTVASYFMDIKKYMEYINQKSIKLVDIVENDIISYLIKLEKDNVSIATIARMISSIKSFHDYLFLNHICTNNPAKDIKKPKIKKENINILTEEEIERLLNFPKLTTPKLIRDKAIFEVLYGTGIKVSELVEMNIEDVDLDIDYIYCNSCCKSQRVIPLCDITKLYLEKYIKEARPKMAVEGEKSLFVSSLGQRFTRQGLWKVIKKYSNLANIDKNINPTMLRHSFAIHLLNEGANIAVVSKILGNVNLSSLQVYLNHIDKNVRREIKEKHPRNDIDIELQKAEAK; this is translated from the coding sequence ATGGATATTATAGAGGGATATATAGATTACATAAAAGATAAAAAGCGATTATCAGAAAATACAGTGGCATCATACTTTATGGATATAAAAAAATATATGGAATATATAAATCAAAAGAGTATTAAACTAGTAGATATAGTGGAAAATGATATTATAAGTTACTTAATAAAGTTGGAAAAAGATAATGTATCAATAGCTACAATAGCGAGGATGATATCCTCTATAAAATCTTTTCATGATTATTTATTTTTAAATCATATATGTACAAATAATCCTGCAAAAGATATAAAAAAACCTAAAATAAAAAAAGAAAATATAAATATACTTACAGAAGAAGAAATTGAAAGACTATTAAATTTTCCAAAGCTAACAACTCCTAAGTTGATTAGGGACAAGGCTATTTTTGAAGTACTATATGGTACTGGTATAAAAGTATCTGAATTAGTAGAGATGAATATAGAAGATGTTGACCTAGACATTGATTATATATATTGTAATTCATGTTGTAAAAGTCAAAGAGTGATACCACTTTGTGATATTACAAAACTTTATTTAGAAAAGTATATAAAAGAAGCAAGACCTAAAATGGCTGTAGAAGGTGAAAAATCATTATTCGTAAGCTCATTAGGTCAAAGATTTACACGACAAGGTCTTTGGAAAGTCATAAAAAAATATTCTAATTTAGCCAATATAGATAAAAATATAAATCCTACAATGCTTAGACATTCATTTGCAATTCATTTATTAAATGAAGGTGCTAACATTGCTGTTGTAAGTAAAATTTTAGGAAATGTTAATTTATCTAGTTTGCAAGTATATTTAAATCATATAGATAAAAACGTGAGAAGAGAAATAAAGGAAAAACATCCTAGAAATGATATTGATATAGAATTACAAAAAGCAGAGGCTAAATAA
- a CDS encoding phosphopentomutase, producing the protein MSRVIWIVIDSVGIGALPDAEKFGDSKDVSTLGNIFKEYPDIQIPNMRNLGIGNIDGIDFFESIKEPIGCFGKCKEMSQGKDTTTGHWEMTGIIVDKPFKTFEHGFSKEIIEEFEKKTGRKVVGNKPASGTVIIDEYGEHQIKTGNVIVYTSADSVFQIAANEEVIPLEELYNMCKIAREIMMGDNAVARVIARPFIGKKKGEFVRTSNRRDYSLDPFEPTVLDNIKESGLDVLAVGKIEDIFNGKGITDAIHTKSNMDGVDETLNYMKQDNKGLIYSNLVDFDSKYGHRRDPEGYKKALEEFDSRLPEIMANMREDDILIINADHGNDPTYKGTDHTREYIPVMIYGNKIKKGFNLGVKDTFADIGATVADILNVKLPKHGSSFKEDLF; encoded by the coding sequence ATGAGCAGAGTAATTTGGATTGTAATTGATAGTGTTGGGATAGGAGCATTACCTGATGCTGAAAAATTTGGTGATAGCAAGGATGTAAGTACCCTTGGAAATATATTTAAGGAATATCCAGATATTCAGATTCCTAATATGAGAAATTTAGGTATAGGCAATATAGATGGTATAGATTTTTTTGAAAGTATAAAAGAACCAATAGGTTGTTTTGGAAAGTGTAAGGAAATGTCTCAGGGAAAAGATACTACTACAGGTCATTGGGAAATGACTGGTATAATAGTTGACAAACCCTTTAAGACATTTGAACATGGATTCTCTAAGGAGATAATAGAAGAGTTTGAGAAAAAAACTGGAAGAAAAGTAGTAGGAAATAAACCAGCTTCAGGAACTGTAATAATAGATGAGTATGGAGAGCATCAAATAAAAACTGGTAATGTAATAGTATATACATCAGCTGATAGTGTATTTCAGATAGCTGCTAATGAAGAAGTAATTCCCCTAGAAGAACTCTATAATATGTGCAAAATCGCTAGGGAAATAATGATGGGGGATAATGCAGTAGCTAGAGTAATTGCTAGACCATTCATAGGTAAGAAAAAAGGTGAGTTTGTGAGGACTTCAAATAGAAGAGATTATTCATTAGACCCATTTGAACCAACAGTTCTTGACAATATAAAAGAATCAGGGCTTGACGTTTTAGCAGTTGGAAAAATAGAAGATATTTTTAATGGAAAAGGAATTACAGATGCTATCCACACTAAAAGTAATATGGATGGAGTGGATGAAACTTTAAATTATATGAAACAAGATAATAAAGGTCTGATATATTCAAATCTTGTTGATTTTGATTCTAAATATGGTCATAGAAGAGACCCAGAGGGATATAAGAAAGCACTTGAAGAGTTTGATAGTAGACTTCCTGAAATAATGGCTAATATGAGAGAAGATGATATTTTAATAATCAATGCAGACCATGGAAATGACCCAACATATAAAGGTACAGACCATACAAGAGAATATATACCAGTTATGATTTATGGCAATAAGATTAAAAAAGGTTTTAATTTAGGAGTAAAAGATACTTTTGCTGATATTGGAGCAACTGTTGCAGATATACTAAATGTAAAATTGCCTAAACATGGGTCAAGCTTTAAAGAAGATTTATTTTAA
- a CDS encoding purine-nucleoside phosphorylase, with the protein MGMFEKIAQSSKFINSKINIKPKIGLILGSGLGDLANDIEDSVTIKYSEIPNFPVSTVEGHAGQLVIGKLEGKEVIAMQGRFHYYEGYSQKEATFPVRVMKALGVEVLIVTNAAGGVNKEFKAGDLMLIRDHINFSGNNPLVGKNDDRFGARFPDMSDAYSFKYVDIVKNCAKECNIDVKEGVYMFFSGPNYETPAEVRMAQILGADAVGMSTVPEVIVAAHSNISVIGISCITNMAAGILNQPLSHEEVIQTTQKVKSEFMNLVKRTVKNL; encoded by the coding sequence ATGGGAATGTTTGAAAAGATAGCACAAAGCAGTAAATTTATAAATTCTAAAATTAATATAAAACCTAAAATTGGTTTGATACTAGGTTCTGGACTAGGTGATTTAGCAAATGATATAGAAGATTCTGTCACAATTAAATATAGTGAAATTCCAAATTTCCCTGTATCAACAGTAGAAGGACATGCTGGACAACTTGTCATTGGAAAACTTGAAGGAAAAGAAGTAATTGCTATGCAAGGTAGATTTCATTATTATGAAGGATATTCTCAGAAAGAAGCTACTTTTCCTGTAAGAGTTATGAAAGCCTTAGGAGTTGAGGTTCTTATAGTAACCAATGCTGCTGGAGGCGTAAATAAAGAGTTTAAAGCAGGAGATTTGATGCTTATAAGAGACCATATAAACTTTAGTGGAAATAATCCATTAGTAGGAAAAAATGATGATAGATTTGGAGCTAGATTTCCAGATATGTCGGATGCCTATTCTTTTAAATATGTAGATATAGTTAAAAACTGTGCTAAAGAATGTAATATAGATGTAAAAGAAGGCGTTTATATGTTTTTTAGCGGACCAAACTATGAGACACCAGCCGAAGTGAGAATGGCTCAAATTTTAGGAGCTGATGCTGTAGGTATGTCTACTGTTCCAGAAGTCATAGTAGCGGCACATTCTAATATTAGTGTTATTGGTATATCTTGTATAACAAATATGGCTGCTGGTATCTTAAATCAGCCACTAAGTCATGAGGAAGTAATACAAACCACTCAAAAAGTTAAATCAGAATTTATGAATTTAGTTAAAAGAACAGTTAAAAATTTATAA